The Candida orthopsilosis Co 90-125, chromosome 3 draft sequence sequence ATTTTGGatcatcaaattgacaGCAAACTTCAATATCGACTCCATACCTTGAGTGATTATGCTATCATATATCCGCAATACAATATTAAGAGGGAATTTGTATGCAAAAAAGGTGAGAAACCATTGACTTGCatacattgatgatttgattccTTGCTTCACTAAATGGTTGTACAATACAGGGGAATACTTTGCTAACAAACAGTCAAATTCATACAATAACAAATGCAAGCCTTTCATTCCCGGACAAAACAAATCTCTTAATTGATACTCCTTCATAAGCATAACTAGTAGACAAAAACATTCGCTTTCGGACATATTCATAATCAATGGAGCGGCAATAAAGATCATTCCCTGGGTGTAGCCCACATCAGGATCATACAAGGAGTACGCCTTGATTACGTTAAACAAAGCATCGGTTTTATCAAACGCGTCAATGTTTGTATAAAAGCTTGTTCTCGTTAGGTCTCGTTTGATTGCCTTTTCGTGAATTGAAACCTCTTGCTTCAATGAATGGTAAAAGTCCTCCAAATTTGAgtcttttgatttggtgatgatttgcCAAATTATACCTCTTATCTCATTTGGTATCCCTTGATTTATAGCATTGTTTAATTGGTCAGgattcttttcaacaatttcatcataattttcaacaacggATGTCCAAAAGTCCCAATCAATGTTGTAAGGTGTACCGGCGACACTGACTGCATTCTTTATCTGATTGAATGTTCTTCGAATGTCTTCTGCCCCCGATTCAATCGAACGTTGTGTGCTACTGTTTTTATCATGTaacttgattgataataCCTTGTGTTTAGATTGAAGGAGAtaatttgaagaagatttatCATACGAATGCAgtatttcattcaatttggagATGGAGTTGGGATCAACGTCGGATGTTATTGTTTCCTCATCTAAATGTAAGCATGACTGAATTGGTTCCCTTGAAGGTAGTGGGGGAGATTCATTTAGCGTTTTCTCGTCTTCTGCAGCCGCATTAATAGCCACTGTGGTTGTTGCCTCATCTGAGTGGTACTGTTCCTCGTCTGACATAGCTTGAGTGTGTGAATACTTGATATGGTGTCCCCAActtatttcttttttgtctCGGCGGTTTGTGATAGAGAAACCCGCGACGATCCGAAACGAAAGGAGAcataaaatttcaatctaTACACACTATATAAACTAGACCCAGTGATAGTCTTCGTTGACACTGATGACTTGTTGTAAGGGTGCAACCTCATCTATTGGTCTGACGACACGTTGAGTTAAATGATTATCCAACTCGCTAGAATTGGAGCTTAAAATGTCACTGGAGTAGGTGCTGGCGTAGCTGTTTGAAGAACTGAACAAATCAACAGGTTCTGACTCAACTCttgcttcaacaacagggacatcaccttcttcttccacGATAATTCCACCGGAAATGCCCTTTTCCTGACACAATCTCTCCAACTTCTCTTTATCgcaatttggaaaatacACTCTAACCAGATTGTCGATATACTTCATTGGCAATTCAcccaattcaaacaagttGTGGAGgtcttgtttgaaattttgcaacttaGCTTCAAAGCATTTAACATTGTACAACATCTCATCAACTACTTCTTCTGATAAAATAGTCTCATTGGGGATATTGAGACTGAAATTTAATGGAAATGCAATAAAGCAACTAGTGAAGTGgacatttgattcaattttttcttgtcttgATGCTGAGGAGTCGGTCTTGGCCAAGTTGGTaacaagttgatgattttttgaAGTTAATGACAAATTCAATCTGAGTTTTTGCAATATTTGACCCTCATTAGATGTGTTTCCCTTGTTGTACACTTGATACCTTTCCCTCAAGTTattaaacaacaatctaTAGGTCTGTTTCAAATTACGTtgataaatcttcaacCTGAACGGATTTTGATAAGTTTGGGAAAAATTGTGGTATAAAAATCCATGGTTCAATGTAGTCAATATCTTGGATCTTGAACCAAATTTGCTAACTTTTCTCAAGAATAGATTGTACTTCTGAAACCAAGACGACGGATTTGCCCTTGACCAGTTGGCATTATATGAATATGTACGCGCAGAGGTGCTAAACTGACGAACAAAAGGGTTGTTGGTCTTGCCGTTTCTAGCTGGCACTGGCGCATAAGCCGGTTGTCTTTGCCGTGACCCTCCTTGTTGACGTTGATGTTGTGCATGTTGGTACTCGCGCTGTAGATTCTCGCTTATCTCATTAAGAGCCTTTTGGATCCTCTTGGAGATCTCTTTTGTCCTTATTGAGATTAAGTTGGAGAATCGTTGGATGTTCATAATAGAATATAtatgtggttgttgttgttgaaccCCACTTGGAGGAAGGAAAAAAGTGTGGTGAATGTTATCTGAAATTGATaagagaaaaaataaaaaaagcATGATTTTGTTCTATTGTCGTATCCGAGAATCGGTAAATTGAAGGTAGCGCAGAGATAATAGAGACCACTATGTATCTATCATTTCTCATGTATACATTAAAAAGCAAACGTCTAAAGGAGTCTATCTAAAAATCAAGCGAGAGCCAATTAGCATTGTTGTTATCCATTGGCATGATATTCACCTCTTGTCCATAAAATTCATTGTCCTCAACTTTAacttttttattctttggAACCGgatcaatatcatcattattCATTGAGTTTAGACTTAGTATTGATGATGGGGATGTCAATAAACTATTTTCAGTTGTGGTCAAGAAAGATGACAAGTCATTATTAAATTTCCTTGAATGATTATAGTTATTCAATTTAGTAGTACTTCTATTGAATAATGAGTTTGGGATAGAATTGTTGCTTGAAGAAGTTGGGATGTTATTCAAAAggaaatcatcaataatctCTTGTTTTATTTTAGATTTATCAATGGGGAACTCAAATTGTGATTCAACTGGGTGTGATTTCGATTGTTGGAGTGGGAATGTTGAAAACAAGTCATCTTCGTAAATTGGTGATTGAGCTAGGGAGTGAGGTTGAGTTGCAAATCCATAGCAAGAAGAACGTTTTCTAGGTATTGACATACTATGTTGTGCTGTTGGGGTTGGAGCAGGTGCTGATGGTGGGAAAGCATGTTGAGGAGGAGCTTGCTGTGATGGTTGTTGTaggttgaaattgtcaatcTCTCTCTTTATAGCTTGTGGTAAGGGCTGTTGGTCAACTTCAGTATTATGTTGTGACAATGGATAATTCAAGTTGTTCCCCTCGTTTATCCCAttttcttcaccatcacTTAATTTATCTTTTACTGGTTTCAATCgttcttcaaaattgctaaaattgtttaaaatGTCATCCAAGTCATAATTCGGTAATAAATGATGGAAAATATCCTCCATTTTactcaattttgtttcaacatcaGTTAAATGAGCCCTAGTTAAAGGCAGTCTAACTGTCCTTGGTGAATATGAACAACACCATTTATGTTGGATACATTTGGAACAACGTGGGTATTCTTTTGAGCACTTGAGTTTACGTTTTCGACACGAATCACAAGCTTGTTCAATGACTGGGACGGAAGAAGTGGTGTAGGTcgtgttgttgttgttgttgttgttgttgcacGTGGATGAAGGATCGTTGACAAATAGTTGGCTGTTGCTTGACATTTTCGGAGTAGAGCTTGTGTATGTGTGATTGTAGATAAGGGCTGTGATTTGCTTTTAGATAATAATATGTGGTAACCGGTAGTAATAACAACTGGTGATTAATTCTATGGATATGAAAgtttttttaatttcaatttcaggAGATCGTAAAGTACAAACGTGTATGCGTATGTTATCCGTTTATCACTTGAGTAATAAATAGATGTAATGAATTGATGTTActtgaagagaaagaaagaaagaaaagagtaATAGGAGTaaaatatcaatttgatttataaTCATTGTTTGAGTTAATTGAATGAGTTTATATAGATAATCATCTTAGTGAAAAGTTTAACCCTCTCTctcttgttgatgaattttggaaaataaaaaataaaagaaaaaataaatttaaaGATTATGTCATTTAAGTCATGTTGcataaaacaaaaacaaatcttAAATTGCATATTTCTTGGTAACAGGTACACGCCCCCTTGTTTATTAAGAAAAATCATGTCATAATAATTTAAACATTTTATGACAAAGCGTTTTACATTCCTTTATCATCATACATCATGCACATTACTCCTTACACACGTGTACCCTTTCCTATATACCGAAGTACGGAAGTTCTTTGTTTGTTATCTTTGTTGAAGGTGTTTACGTGCAGGTTCATGGTGTGATTTGTATAGCTACAACCACTCTTGATATGAAAAGACTTCCAAGGTGTAGACTAAATGTCGCAAAAATTTAGGACACGTTTTATCAACGAACGCTTTTACGAGTTATAACCCCTTTTGCAATATCTACCTATAACTCTATTATATTTCGCCTATTAACATCTAACTCTTTCTCAATAAGCAACGCATAACCCATATAGATTCGCCGATGTGTGTGTTTGTTTCATTCTGTGCTCTGTACCACATAAACAACTCTTACCAATTAGGCAAGAAAAGAGGggaaatttttcaccacATACAAAAGTCTTTGTCGGTTgttacttttttttgttgaacaatgGCAAATATGCGACAAAATataattcaacaaaattaatgGAAATAAGAGTAAATGAGAGGATGTAATATCCGAAAGCCAGATCTTGCGTTGAAAAGGGTAGTTGATCTGTGCATAATGCTTGATCCCAACTCATCCTTGAAGAGGCTTATATATGGATTAGAAGGGAGATGGTTGATTGAGCaaataacaacaatcaactgATTTTTTTTATGACACTGTCTAATGACACCACACAACAATTAATTTGGTCGTCGCCgttgaaatgaaattgtttgttttcaGATTAACACAATGCTGagataataataataatttACTAAAAAAGAATCTCGGAGTTTGAggttttttgttttgttatttgctgaaaaaaatttcagttTGAAGcttttcttcctctttgTTGAgtattttttaaaaaaagaaaaaaaaagacgGATTCgtcttttttttattaatTTCGGAGTTTGAGTTTGTGTTGTAAAAAGAGATTTCGTAGCTATTTAAATTTTTAAGTTTGtggtttgtttttttctttgcaaaaatttttcttatCCTGAAACGCACGACTGACGATCTAATATGTTGGGTGAAAGGTGAGGGGGTGTCCACATTTGGGAATGTCTTGTTATTTCATCTGTAAGCAATACCAAAAttctattgttgttggggATTCtaccaccacaacaacaacaaagaaaattgcCTTGTAGTTTCAATTGTCGGATTTGTTTGATCGGCTATTTCCGTGATACGATAGAGGTGTATGTAGATACAATGCAAATAGTATGACAAGATGATTTCAACGTCGTCCACAGTTAGCATTTACGTAAGGGGTAAACAAGCAAGTTTGAGAAGGTAAACACCCGTTGAGAGCCAAGCCTAAACcgtttcaattgtttcttttctttttcttttgtaaacCGTTCAAACGAGGTAATTGGGTTATATTGCTCACCATAAATTAATCATACGTTTGATACCTGATAGGTTCTCTGCCTCGACTCTTTGTACAAGTGGAACTGATTCTCATTTGTTACAAGATGGATAAGAAAAAAGTGGAGTGATTGGATATCTTTAGTGCTGACACAGATTCAAAAGACTCGAAAAGCATGAATTTCCACCCAATGATCACATTGTTCCAATAGCGAAACGGTTTCTTTACAACTGTCATAATGATCATCTGTTTTCACTCAGGAAAGAGGGACAAAATAAAAGTTTGTATGCAATGGCGTGaggagaaaaagaaaaaaataagtAATTTATCCGAGAAACAATACATCTTACACAAACTTTAACAGTAATATGAGGAAAAAAATCACAAGTTTTTCCGAACTGTGCTatgttttattttgttttgtttcttttcttttgatttagaTCAAACGTTTTTTTCACATGTTTTGTTGATCTGAATTACACGACTAGGTTTTCTTTGGAACGTTTGTAACAAAGTGTGGTGCAGGGCTTTGACGGGAGACCGAGCGATGAAATGCTGTTCATTCATTCTCTAAAGTGTGATAAATTCAGTTAGAAAGTCGAAAAACTTACTGAAACAACACCCCTTGGTACAAGTACGTCTTTGGAAAAATAGCCATCGCTTATATGGTTTGTAGCCCGTATTAATTTACGCTTTTGGTCCACCTCTATTGTTTAACCTTGCATTAAACTACCTGTATTGTATTATTCCAAATGCATTTGCGAGATCGTTTTGAAGTTAATCCAAGAGagacaaacaaacaaagaaTCTAAAATAAAGGAATAGTCAAACTCTTAAGTGGACTGAGGAAAGGGAAGTGGGTATCTTGTCTAATTGAAATTAGTTTTGACTTGATGTTAAAATGATAACCAGCCGGTCATTAGAAGtattatttattatttttgaaCGGTTTTACTGCAAATTAATTTAAACAGTGTACAACCATGTAGTATAGATCATGAGCTTGCAGTCTTCAAACTGTAGCAACACCAAATTCTTAAGCTTAAGACGTGGTTTGACAAGTGCGAGTTGCTACTACTCTTCACTTGTACTTGTGGGATTACAAGGTTTCTAAtgtgaaaatgaatttgaaaaattttgatggtGGAGGGAGAGTGACTGTCCATTCACTCGAAAAGAGTAAAAACAGCACCAGATACGATATTTGTTGTCTATTAGTCCAAGGCAGAATGAAAACGTTCAGGTGAAATGAAACATTCAGAGGATTTCCCATCTCCGTATACGCCCTTCAAAGATAAAATTGACCTGCAAGGGGAGGAGGAAGTAACACATCGACCAAAAACAATATATGAATGTCTTGTATTTGAGCCAGTCCAAAAACCAATCTCTTGAGTTAATCCGTACAGGGAAAGTCAAAGTCATGTCGAACTCTGACTGGTTGAAGCAGTTGAGGCGATTACACAAACGCAAAAAGGTTTTTCTTCAACGTCTCGGCGTTTCAGTTACATCAAATGCCGTTGAAGTAGAGCCACACTGGTTTATAGAATAATCTATGTCGCAGGCTTCAGTGAGGTCAACACGCGCCAAAAAGGAGACACATAAACAGTAGCCCCAACTTGTATTCTTTCCAGTATATTACTTTAAGTAGGTCTTTTTCTAAAAATAGTGTCagtattgaataaaatttGAGCAATACACGACTAATGATACAGAGagaaaaataataaaagtTTTATTCTAAGCTTTAGTTAACGACAGATTATCGAGAGATCGAAGAACATTTTGTAAACAATAGGAGGGCGAAAtgagagagagagagaatGAAAATACGGTTGAACAAGTGGTGTACACAAGATCAGATTTAGGAACAAACGTAAGAAGAGCTAAAAACGCAATAAAGAGACGCTGAGCTACATCACAGTAAATACTACAACCAAAAATGTTGTGTTTTGAGACGTGCTAgtgttcaacaaaaattagAGAAAGAGAGATCCCCACTCTCTTATCAATGGATTTCATCTCCCCCTTTGTAATTACAAAAGATACAGCTTCACgttctttctttttactCTTTCTGTATGTCTCAGCACCGCCTCTTTtgtaacaacaacaacagccacCCCACCCCACACTTGAAGGTACAGTATCTTCTCCTCACTGCTGTAATAAACTTGTTGGTCTTCCTATTTCATCTTGTGCTCTGCTCTCTCCCTTTTTGTTGAGACTGGGACTCGTAGAATATAATTTAGATTTATGCACCACACATATATATCCATACGTCCATACACACTTGCGTTATATAGAGTTATGTGGTGCTACTTAA is a genomic window containing:
- a CDS encoding Gyl1 protein (S. cerevisiae homolog GYL1 has role regulation exocytosis, ER to Golgi vesicle-mediated transport) is translated as MSDEEQYHSDEATTTVAINAAAEDEKTLNESPPLPSREPIQSCLHLDEETITSDVDPNSISKLNEISHSYDKSSSNYLLQSKHKVLSIKLHDKNSSTQRSIESGAEDIRRTFNQIKNAVSVAGTPYNIDWDFWTSVVENYDEIVEKNPDQLNNAINQGIPNEIRGIIWQIITKSKDSNLEDFYHSLKQEVSIHEKAIKRDLTRTSFYTNIDAFDKTDALFNVIKAYSLYDPDVGYTQGMIFIAAPLIMNMSESECFCLLVMLMKEYQLRDLFCPGMKGLHLLLYEFDCLLAKYSPVLYNHLVKQGIKSSMYASQWFLTFFAYKFPLNIVLRIYDSIITQGMESILKFAVNLMIQNENNLLSLNFDKLLQFLKDKMFNVYVSPEFIDIKDDAKSTKLKHFLTRGKSSQVPLSHIGASSYYRLDDLVHDSMKINIDPVELAKFELYFNKYYGDEKLKLKDINHMNSENGKLRKTLKTLEFQYSNLNRDHVDIVQKMVDLKVTLPEIVNESQELQESIDKLKEDITRVESKMGEESPEDIIPSSIEDQIQELLQINQKEVETTANLEDELATLMEQDRELDQQLKKSHRGSTWFKWNK
- a CDS encoding Gal4 transcription factor (transcription factor with zinc cluster DNA-binding motif, possibly involved in control of glycolysis); this translates as MSSNSQLFVNDPSSTCNNNNNNNNTTYTTSSVPVIEQACDSCRKRKLKCSKEYPRCSKCIQHKWCCSYSPRTVRSPLTRAHLTDVETKLSKMEDIFHHLLPNYDLDDILNNFSNFEERLKPVKDKLSDGEENGINEGNNLNYPLSQHNTEVDQQPLPQAIKREIDNFNLQQPSQQAPPQHAFPPSAPAPTPTAQHSMSIPRKRSSCYGFATQPHSLAQSPIYEDDLFSTFPLQQSKSHPVESQFEFPIDKSKIKQEIIDDFLLNNIPTSSSNNSIPNSLFNRSTTKLNNYNHSRKFNNDLSSFLTTTENSLLTSPSSILSLNSMNNDDIDPVPKNKKVKVEDNEFYGQEVNIMPMDNNNANWLSLDF